The genomic segment TCAGATGTAATGTAATAGAGATTATAGAAAAAAATCTTAATTTTCTTGATCCGGAATTGAACAAAAGCGCTATTCGTGTGGAGAAAAATTTTGCATTTGACGAGGTCATTATTGATGGCGATCCAGACCTTCTTTACCGGGTGCTCTTAAACATATTTGTCAATGCCATTCAGGCCATGCCGGACGGCGGAGATTTGATGGTTGGCGTAACCGTCGCCGGTAAGCCGGAGTGCCTGGAAATATCAGTAAGAGATACAGGGACAGGGATTTCGCCGGAGGATATATCCAGGGTATTTGAGCCGTTCTTCACCACAAAGCACAAGGGAAGCGGTCTTGGACTGGCTATAGTGAAAAATATCGTTGAGGGACACGGTGGAACAATAAGAATTGAAAGTGAAGCGGGGAAGGGCGCTAAATTTATTATAGACCTTCCGTTCAGGCATGCATGATGGCGAGGAGCTTAATTTATCGCCGGGAGCGGTCAGGCGAACACATCGAACAGCTTTCCCAGGAGCTCATCTTCAGCCTTTATGGCCTTGAGATTAGCGGTGTAGGCCCGTTGTACGGTCATAAGACCGGTCATCTCTTCCTCCAGGGCTACATTAGATGATTCCTGAGTTTCAACAGTCCCATCTTCAGCCGGCAAGGGAACACCGGGCGTATTAATCTTGTTTATCGATACGGTAACGCCGGACGGATCGGCTTCCTGGAGGACGGCCCGACTTTTTTTAAACCCATTTGTGTTCACATTGGCGACATTATTAGCCGTAACCCCAAGCTTCTGTCCCAGTGCTTGAAAGGCAGATAAGGCCGGATATGCAGCATTCAACATCGACATACACCTCCTTTTTAGAAAACCTTTCTACCCGATTATTCTTATCGGCATACTTTAGAAAGGACTTAAAATATGGGCCTTGGTTACTGCCCGGTAACGGTCTTGATATATTGATTTTTATACACTA from the Desulfovibrionales bacterium genome contains:
- a CDS encoding flagellar basal body rod C-terminal domain-containing protein — protein: MLNAAYPALSAFQALGQKLGVTANNVANVNTNGFKKSRAVLQEADPSGVTVSINKINTPGVPLPAEDGTVETQESSNVALEEEMTGLMTVQRAYTANLKAIKAEDELLGKLFDVFA